Below is a window of Leuconostoc gasicomitatum LMG 18811 DNA.
TTTGTTGGGACAAGTGCAACCTGCACTTATTGAAGCGTTTCGTCAAAATGCGGTGTCAGCTATTGGTCTAAACGCCGGTAGCAACCAATTATTAACTGGTCATGTTTTGGATCAAGATGTTTATGGCTACGTTGGCGCTATTCATCAAGTCAATACACAACTCATTCATAATATGTGGCAACAACATCTAGTCCCTATTATTGCGCCATTAGCTATCTCAAATGATGGTCAGTGGCTCAATGTTAACGCTGATCATGCGGCTACTGCTATTGCCAAATACCTACAAGCTGACGAACTTTATTTATTAACTGATGTTTCCGGCGTTAAAGTCAGTGGCAACATTCTACAAGAATTAACACCAGAAAAAGCACTTGAGCTACAAACATCAAATATTATCACTGGTGGTATGATTCCTAAAATAAATAGTGCCCTTGATGCCGTTCAACGTGGTGTGCATAATGTTCATATCACAAATACCGTGACTCATCCCGGCACAATTGTCACACTGTAACGAAATTTTTAAGGAGAATAAAAATGCCTCTATTTCCAAACTATCATCGTGCACCAGTCACATTTGTATCAGCAAAAAACGCTACTTGGTTTGATGACCAAAATCAAGCCTATAGCGACTTATCAAGCGGTATTGGCGTCTATAATGTCGGCGCTAATAATCCTAAAGTTGTCGCTGCACTAACAAAACAAGCAGAAAAAATATGGCACGTACCTAATTTGTACCTGAATCCTTTACAAGAACAAGTTGCAGAAAAGCTTGGCGGTGACAGCTACACTGCTTACTTTGCCAATTCTGGCGCTGAATCCAACGAAGCTGCTATCAAGTTAGCACGCTTAGCAACTGGAAAATCGACCATCATTTCATTTTCAAATTCATTCCATGGCCGTACTTACGCCGCAATGGCTGCTACTGGACAAGATAGTATTCACGCCGGACTACCAATGCTTGCTGGTTTTGAATACGCAGTATTTAATGATATTAATAGTGTCAAAACACTCCTAACAGATGATATTGCTGCTATTATGCTGGAATTAGTTCAAGGTGAGGGTGGTGTCATTCCTGCCGAACCTGAATTTGTTAAAGCACTTGTCAAATTAGCCCATGATAATAATATTCTCATTCTAATTGATGAAGTTCAGACTGGTATGGGTCGTACAGGCACAAAATTCGCTTTTGAACATTACAATTTTGAACCGGATATTTTCACAAGTGCTAAAGGGTTAGCTAACGGTATCCCAGTAGGTGCAATGCTTGCCAAAAATGTATTAGCCCCCGCATTGGCCTATGGTACACATGGATCAACATTTGGTGGCAATCCCTTAGTTATGGCGTCAGCCAACGTGACCCTTGACGTCTTGGACAACCTATTACCTGAATTGCAGACAAAAATCACTATATTATGGCAAAAATTAGCTGAATTCAATCATTTAAATGTCGTAACCGATGTTCGTGGTCTTGGTATGATGGCTGGTATAGCTTTAACTATTCCTGTAAATGAAGTCGTTTCCGATTTATTAAATGAACAAATCATTGTCTTATCAGCTGGTCAGAACACCTTACGCTTATTGCCTCCGCTGACCATTCCAACGGAACAATTGTTAGAATCACTTGATAAAATTAAAAAATATCTTTCTGAAAAATAAGTGTTGACATTTATTTTTAATCTTGATATACTTTAGTAGTTGTTTAAACAACTCATTGCTCCATAGTTCAGCGGTAGAATAGCACACTGTTAATGTGATGGTCCCTGGTTCGATCCCAGGTGGAGCAGTCTCAAAAAGAAACATCATCAAATTGAAGAAAACCCGATAACTTGGACAGCATAAAAATCTGTTCAGAAAGTTATCGGGTTTTCTTATGTCAAAATATTCAAATGAATTTAAACTCATGGTTGTCTAGTCAAAATAAATATGAAATTACTGGTTCTGCTAAATATTTTTGAGATAAACCGTTATACATTTCAGAACTAAATGGTACTTTGATAGCACCAAAAGTTAGAGGTGTTGTTGCATTAACCATAACTCATTTGCCATCACAATCATTACGTACTCACTTAACATCACGACCACCTGCAAAAAATGCTGGTAAAATAATTTCATCAACAATAGCAACAACATCTTGTGAAACTAATTCGTGAATTAAAATGCCATGATAACGTAAAATTTCAAATAACAACAACCTCACACGTTCACTTGGCGTATGCTGTAATTCATCTCGTTGAATAGCATGACTCACAAACCCGTTTACTAAGGCTAAATCCGACCGATAAGCTTGCATCATAATGCGTCGCGCAGTTGGTGAACCTAAGCTGAATTCCGTGGCAGCGGCGTGAATAAATTCGTCATTCATATGTGAACCATGAGACTGAAAAAATTCACCTATAGCAATTAAATCTCCACGTAAACTCCCCGTATCAATCACAACTGTGTCCCAATTATGTTGCATGTTTTGTTGTGCAATGGCATCATGCACTAATTCAAATACTGTATCCCAACGACGATATAAAACACTACGACTTGTTTTAGCTTCGCGCGCGATTTGCGCAAAAGTCGTTTTATCGTAGCCATCACGCTCTAAAATATTAAGTGTCACGTTATAAATTGTTGTCTCGAGGTTGTCCCCGCGTCTTCTAGTTTCTGTCATAACTCTAGTTTAACATATTTAAGATACGCATTGCACCTTGTGGTCCTTAAAAAAGTTGACCAGTTTAGATACACAACGTATCATAATTTAAGTACACGATGTACTTAAAAAAGGAGTTATCTATGTTAGATAAAAAACAAAACAAAGTCCCACAAGATCTTATGACAATGGCATGGATTCTTGTGTTAGGCTCCCTTGCACCTATGCTTGATGGCACAATGGTAAACATTGCTATTCCACACTTCGTCACAACATTTCATAGCACTTTAGCCCACGTTCAGTGGATTGCAAGTGCATATTTACTCACAATGGGTATTGCGATTCCTTTTTCTGGTTGGTTATTAAATCGGTTTGATGGCCGTTTAGCTTATTTTTGGGCCCAAGTCATTTTTCTGGTCGGTTCAATCATTGCATCACTATCACCAAATTTAAATTGGTTAATTGTTGCACGTATTATACAAGGATTCGGTGCAGGATTATTAATTCCAATGCTGACGACTTTGCTAGTACAACAGGCTGGTCCTTATTTTCGGAAACTCATGATTGTTGTTGGGTTACCTATGATGTTAGGTCCAATTTTCGGTCCAATTATTGGTGGCCTTATTATGAACTCTGCTTCTTGGGAATGGATTTTCTTGGTCAACGTACCAGTCAGCCTGTTAGCTATTATTGACATTTTTTGGAAGTTACCACACATGCCAGCTCAAAACACCAGCAAACCATTTGATTTAGTTGGTACCTTATTGATGGGCGGTTTTGTGACAGCTTTAATTTATGCTGTTGTTAAGGCAGATAAGACACTTTGGAATGGCGAAACTAAACCTTTTATTATATTGGGTATTGCTTTGCTCATTTTATATCTGATTTGGGCCTATATTCGTAAAGAAACCGCCGTTTTACCTTTACATTTGTTTAAATTCCATTCATATGTCGGTGCCACAGTTGGCTTGATTTTAGCATCCATCATCATGAACGGTACATCTCTATTGTTGACGACCTACTTTCAATCAGCACGTGGATTTAGTGCCCTAAATGCCTCATATGCATTGATTCCACAGGGTATTGGTATGTTCTTGGCACGTCCTTTAACGGGTAAATTAATGGATAAATTGGGCGTACGCAATTTGGTATTCGGTAGTCTTATCTTAGTTGTTGCAGGATTAGTTGCTTTGACACAAGTTGATGAAACAACCAGCATGTGGCTGATTAGTGTTATTCTCTTTATTAGTGGTGTTGGCATCAACACGGTTTTTGTACCATTGATGACTGACGCCTACACGGGGATGCCTAAACAAGATGTCCCAGAAGCTACCATTGGTACTCGTATTTTCCAAAATGTTGGTGGCGCATATGGCACATCGTTAGTTTCTATGGTTGTTTCTAACAAGTTTACCCAGTTGTTGACACAACAACAAACTGCATTAACTTCGCACCCAAATTTGGCACAACATTTATATTCTACGGCTTTGTCAAACGGTTTTACCTGGTTAGCATGGCTTGCCTTCGCAATTGTGTTACCTTGTTTATTATTAAGTGGTAAGGAAGCTAAGTAACAGGACAGGTCTACTTATAGAAATCTATCGCTAACCACGATTTGACATGGCCTAGTATATCAACAATACTAAGATATTAAACTGTAATAAAAAAGGCCGCAGTATATTTGAAGTGAACCCAATAACTTGGACAGAATAAAATATCCAGAAAATGCAACCCATTTGACCAGAAACCTATCTGCCTAGAATTTAAGACCGGCCATTTACCATTGTTTGTTAATTACTATGCCAAATTGCAGAATTATCGGCGACATATTGATGAGGTTTTCTTTTTTATATTTACTACCAACAAAAAAGTCGATTAAAGTATATCTTAATCGACTTTTTACAACTGACCTACTTGATTGCATAATGTACTGCTGCTGCACCTAGATTAAAACGTGAAATAGTCACTTTTTGAAATCCTATTTTCAGCAATGTTTGCCCTAAAGTCAAGTAATCCATAAAGTTTTCAGTTGTTTCATCCAAGTATTTATACTCTATATATTTTCCTTTAGCAAAGACTTTGCCAAATATTGGCATCACTTTACCAAAATAGAGTTGCCAAAATGGTTTCACAAGTGGATTATCGGGTTGAGAGGTTTCCAAAATAACAAGCTGTCCACCCGATTTTAGTACACGATACATTTCCTGCAATCCGCGCACTGGATCAGGCAAATTACGTAGTCCAAAGCCAATTGTCACAATATCAAACGTATCATCTTCAAATGGTAATGCCATCGCATCCCCTTGAATCAAGGTAATTTTATTAGAGAAATCACTGACATCAACTTTTTTCTGCCCAATTGCAAGCATTTCCTCACTAAAATCAAGCCCTGTAACATCTGCCGTAGTATCACTTTTTTCTGCCAATGCGATTGCCCAATCGGCTGTCCCCGTTGCCAAATCAATGATATGCGCCCCTACAGGAAAAGTCATTTTAGTCATCACCCTTTGGCGCCATAGTTTATGGGTCCCAAAAGAGATAATGTTATTCATTTTGTCATACTCAGGGGCAATTTTATTAAAAAGCGCCTGAACATCAGTATTTTTTGGTGATTGTGTCATAATTTTAGTACGTGAAACGTTAACTCACGTATTTCTCCTATTATTAATATTATTTCAATTCTTTTAATTCAGATAACACAGCTACAAAACGATGACGCTGAGTTTTACCACTCGCTGTATGGTACCATGTTTCAGCGATGTAAAAGTGTTTTGGTACTTTATAATGCGCTAAGTTATCACGTCCATATTGACGTAACTTATCCATCGACAAATTCACACCGGTAACAACAGCAACAGGAATCGATCCCCACAGTTGATCTGGTACCCCAACAACAACCATGTTATCTAATCCAGGCATTTTAGCGTAGGTGGCTTCAATTTCATCCGGAAAAATATTTTCACCACCAGAGCTAATCATATCGCCGGCACGACCTTGAACATATAAAAAACCATCGGCATCAAAATAACCAAAATCTTCGGTGTTAAACCAACCAGATTGCATATTTTTAGTTAACTTAGCTGGCTGATTAAGATACCCAACTGTCAAAGTTGGTGATTTAATCCAAATGTTGCCTTTTTGAGCCGATTTCCCAAATTGATCCCTTATTTCAATAGAAACTGGAAATAATGGTTTCCCAACTGAACCCAACTTATCATGAATATCAGTTGGATCAAGTGCCACTATCTGAGAAGCAGTTTCTGTCATGCCGTAGGATTGAATAATTGGCAAATGATGTGCCTGTGCTTGCTGCAAAGTCAGTTTATCCGTTGGGCCACCGCCTAACAACATTGCCCGAAATTTATCATTATAGTTCACATTTTTTGGCAGTTCCGCTAACAATTGTTTCAACATGACTGGTACAACAGACATTGTCGTAATTGAATCTTGAATTAATAACTTATTAATTTTCGACGCATCAAATTTTTCTACAAGCATGACTCGCATACCGTATATCAGACTGCGCATTAGAATAGAAAAACCACTGATATGAAAAATAGGCACCACAGCCAGCCATGTATCTTCTGCCGTCAAGCCAAGATTTAAAGCATTGCCCACCGCCGACATAAAATGATTATGATAGGTTTGCATGACACCTTTTGGGTTATTTGTAGTACCCGAAGTGTACATGACACTTGTCACAAAATCTTCTGGGTACTCAGCGACCGGTATTGCCGCGCTACTTTCCGGTAACTCAGAAAACTTAATTTGCTGCGTAACCGTCAACTTTTTATCGTAGTTATCATCTGTCAACACTACCGTAACTGATGCATCAGCCAACTGATAATTCACTTCCCTAGCTGATAGTCGTCGATTAATAAATACAATTGTTTTCCCGAGCTGTTGCAATGCCATAATAACAAGGTAACCCTGTATACTATTCCTCATAATCAGTGCCACACGCTCATTTTTATCTCGCAACGCAGCAATTTTCCCAGCAATATTTGCTGCTTCACTTGCTACTTGGTCAAATGTCATTTGCTTTTTGCCGTCGGCAACTGCCACACGGTTTGGCGTTAATCGCGCACGCTTTGTCAACCAATTTTCCATGTCAAAACCTCTTAATAACTATATTACCATATCATTTACAACGAGATAGCGCTTGCTTTTATAAGTCTACAAATGTAAACTATAGATATGATAAAAACAAATAAAAACATGACCACCAGTGAGTGGGAAATTATGCGTGTTATTTGGACACTTGGAGAGGCAACAAGTCGACAAATTATACGTGTTATGCGCCTTAAAACAGACTGGTCACCATCAACGATCAAAACGCTCATCACTCGGTTGACAAATAAAAGTTATTTAATTGATAATGGCGCTGTTCGTGATCGGCTTTATAAACCAACCATCACTGAGCAAGATGCTATGACAAACACCCTTCATCAGACCATTAACTCGATGTGCGCGATGTGTGTGGGAGATGCTATAACAAATGCCATTGCTTCAACACCTTTATCGCGATATGATATTTTGCGCTTACAAGATACTTTATCGCAAAAACTGAGTACTGCACCTGAAACTGTGGCGTGTAATTGCATGCCTAATAACTGGGAGGATGAACAATGAAAATGACTGAACATAGCCATCACAATATGGCCAACATGCCTATGACTGAAAATATGGCTGATCATGATATGTCACAGCACCACATGCATATGGCTGCTGACCCTGGTATGTCTAATATGGATATGACTGACATGAAACGCCGCTTTTGGTGGTCTTTTGGTTTAATGATCCCAATCATTCTCATCACACCTTTCATGGGTTTATCTTTACCATTCACACTAATTTTTCCTGGCAGTAATTGGGTCACAGCTATACTCTCTGTGCTCCTTTATTTTATTGGTTCAAAGCCATTTTTTGATGGTGCCAAAAGTGAAATTAAAGCCAAAAAACCAGCAATGATGAGCCTTGTTAGCATGGGACTACTAGTTACGTTTTGGTATTCAATCTATGCTTTACTAGCCAATCAATTCGTTCATGGTACTCATATCATGGATTTTTTCTGGGAATTTGCTACCTTAACGGTCATTATGCTATTAGGTCATCGTATTGAAATGGCAGCAACCATGAAAGCTGGTGATGCCACAGATAAATTACGAGCATTAATGCCAAATAGTGCCCATGTCAGGCATGGCGATATGATAATGGATATGCCGCTTCATACATTGAAACCTGGCATGATTGTCCAAGTATTAGCAGGAGAAGCATTTCCAGCAGATGGTGTCGTAATCACAGGTCACAGTCAAGTTGATGAATCTCTTATGACTGGTGAAAGTCAACTCATTGATAAGTCTGAAAATAGTCCTGTTGTCGGTGGCACAATTAATGGCAATGGCTCGTTAGATTTGAGATTAACTCAAGTTGGTAACAATTCTTTTGTAGGTCAATTGCAGGGTGTCCTAGCAACATCACAAGATCAAAAATCACGTGTTGAAACACTGGCCGATCGTGTCGCCAGCTACCTTTTCTGGTTAGCTTTAATTTTTGCTTTAGTTGCCTTAATTGTTTGGACCAGTCTACGTGGCTTGAGCGCTGCTATTAATATTGCCGTCACTGTCCTCGTGATTGCCTGTCCACACGCACTTGGCTTAGCTGTGCCATTAGTTATTCAACGTACAAAATCAGTAGCCGCCGCACAGGGCATTTTAATTAAAAATCGTAAGGCATTAACCACCGCAAATCATTTACAATTTGCTTTGATGGACAAAACAGGGACGTTGACAACCGGAAAATTTAGCGTCAATCGTATTATCACTTATGGTTTAGATGAAACACAAGCCGTTGCTATTATGTCAGCGCTAGATTCGCAGTCAACTCATCCACTCGCACAATCAATTACAGCATATAGTCATCAAATTCAGGCCCCTCAGTTACAAGCCGAAGATGTCATAAACCTTGCTGGTTATGGTGTTTCTGGTATGGTCAATAATACACATTATTTGTTAGTATCTGAACGTTTTTTATCTGAAAAGCATATATTATTCACACCATTACATGACGAGGGTTCAATTTCATATTTATTAAAACATGATCAAGTTGTTGCAGCCATTTCACAAGGTGATACTGTTAGAGACACAGCATCTGAATTCGTAAAGCATCTTGTTCAACTAGGTATCACGCCTGTTCTTGTCACTGGTGATAACATAAAAGCGG
It encodes the following:
- the argB gene encoding acetylglutamate kinase, with translation MTKKIVIKIGGTAAAQLTPAFFETIKNWQKQHAKIVIVHGGGNHISSLMAQLNEPIQKINGIRFTTQNGINITKMALLGQVQPALIEAFRQNAVSAIGLNAGSNQLLTGHVLDQDVYGYVGAIHQVNTQLIHNMWQQHLVPIIAPLAISNDGQWLNVNADHAATAIAKYLQADELYLLTDVSGVKVSGNILQELTPEKALELQTSNIITGGMIPKINSALDAVQRGVHNVHITNTVTHPGTIVTL
- a CDS encoding aspartate aminotransferase family protein, whose protein sequence is MPLFPNYHRAPVTFVSAKNATWFDDQNQAYSDLSSGIGVYNVGANNPKVVAALTKQAEKIWHVPNLYLNPLQEQVAEKLGGDSYTAYFANSGAESNEAAIKLARLATGKSTIISFSNSFHGRTYAAMAATGQDSIHAGLPMLAGFEYAVFNDINSVKTLLTDDIAAIMLELVQGEGGVIPAEPEFVKALVKLAHDNNILILIDEVQTGMGRTGTKFAFEHYNFEPDIFTSAKGLANGIPVGAMLAKNVLAPALAYGTHGSTFGGNPLVMASANVTLDVLDNLLPELQTKITILWQKLAEFNHLNVVTDVRGLGMMAGIALTIPVNEVVSDLLNEQIIVLSAGQNTLRLLPPLTIPTEQLLESLDKIKKYLSEK
- a CDS encoding TetR/AcrR family transcriptional regulator codes for the protein MTETRRRGDNLETTIYNVTLNILERDGYDKTTFAQIAREAKTSRSVLYRRWDTVFELVHDAIAQQNMQHNWDTVVIDTGSLRGDLIAIGEFFQSHGSHMNDEFIHAAATEFSLGSPTARRIMMQAYRSDLALVNGFVSHAIQRDELQHTPSERVRLLLFEILRYHGILIHELVSQDVVAIVDEIILPAFFAGGRDVK
- a CDS encoding MDR family MFS transporter, encoding MLDKKQNKVPQDLMTMAWILVLGSLAPMLDGTMVNIAIPHFVTTFHSTLAHVQWIASAYLLTMGIAIPFSGWLLNRFDGRLAYFWAQVIFLVGSIIASLSPNLNWLIVARIIQGFGAGLLIPMLTTLLVQQAGPYFRKLMIVVGLPMMLGPIFGPIIGGLIMNSASWEWIFLVNVPVSLLAIIDIFWKLPHMPAQNTSKPFDLVGTLLMGGFVTALIYAVVKADKTLWNGETKPFIILGIALLILYLIWAYIRKETAVLPLHLFKFHSYVGATVGLILASIIMNGTSLLLTTYFQSARGFSALNASYALIPQGIGMFLARPLTGKLMDKLGVRNLVFGSLILVVAGLVALTQVDETTSMWLISVILFISGVGINTVFVPLMTDAYTGMPKQDVPEATIGTRIFQNVGGAYGTSLVSMVVSNKFTQLLTQQQTALTSHPNLAQHLYSTALSNGFTWLAWLAFAIVLPCLLLSGKEAK
- the ubiE gene encoding bifunctional demethylmenaquinone methyltransferase/2-methoxy-6-polyprenyl-1,4-benzoquinol methylase UbiE, encoding MTQSPKNTDVQALFNKIAPEYDKMNNIISFGTHKLWRQRVMTKMTFPVGAHIIDLATGTADWAIALAEKSDTTADVTGLDFSEEMLAIGQKKVDVSDFSNKITLIQGDAMALPFEDDTFDIVTIGFGLRNLPDPVRGLQEMYRVLKSGGQLVILETSQPDNPLVKPFWQLYFGKVMPIFGKVFAKGKYIEYKYLDETTENFMDYLTLGQTLLKIGFQKVTISRFNLGAAAVHYAIK
- a CDS encoding o-succinylbenzoate--CoA ligase, whose product is MENWLTKRARLTPNRVAVADGKKQMTFDQVASEAANIAGKIAALRDKNERVALIMRNSIQGYLVIMALQQLGKTIVFINRRLSAREVNYQLADASVTVVLTDDNYDKKLTVTQQIKFSELPESSAAIPVAEYPEDFVTSVMYTSGTTNNPKGVMQTYHNHFMSAVGNALNLGLTAEDTWLAVVPIFHISGFSILMRSLIYGMRVMLVEKFDASKINKLLIQDSITTMSVVPVMLKQLLAELPKNVNYNDKFRAMLLGGGPTDKLTLQQAQAHHLPIIQSYGMTETASQIVALDPTDIHDKLGSVGKPLFPVSIEIRDQFGKSAQKGNIWIKSPTLTVGYLNQPAKLTKNMQSGWFNTEDFGYFDADGFLYVQGRAGDMISSGGENIFPDEIEATYAKMPGLDNMVVVGVPDQLWGSIPVAVVTGVNLSMDKLRQYGRDNLAHYKVPKHFYIAETWYHTASGKTQRHRFVAVLSELKELK
- a CDS encoding CopY/TcrY family copper transport repressor; amino-acid sequence: MIKTNKNMTTSEWEIMRVIWTLGEATSRQIIRVMRLKTDWSPSTIKTLITRLTNKSYLIDNGAVRDRLYKPTITEQDAMTNTLHQTINSMCAMCVGDAITNAIASTPLSRYDILRLQDTLSQKLSTAPETVACNCMPNNWEDEQ
- a CDS encoding copper-translocating P-type ATPase, yielding MKMTEHSHHNMANMPMTENMADHDMSQHHMHMAADPGMSNMDMTDMKRRFWWSFGLMIPIILITPFMGLSLPFTLIFPGSNWVTAILSVLLYFIGSKPFFDGAKSEIKAKKPAMMSLVSMGLLVTFWYSIYALLANQFVHGTHIMDFFWEFATLTVIMLLGHRIEMAATMKAGDATDKLRALMPNSAHVRHGDMIMDMPLHTLKPGMIVQVLAGEAFPADGVVITGHSQVDESLMTGESQLIDKSENSPVVGGTINGNGSLDLRLTQVGNNSFVGQLQGVLATSQDQKSRVETLADRVASYLFWLALIFALVALIVWTSLRGLSAAINIAVTVLVIACPHALGLAVPLVIQRTKSVAAAQGILIKNRKALTTANHLQFALMDKTGTLTTGKFSVNRIITYGLDETQAVAIMSALDSQSTHPLAQSITAYSHQIQAPQLQAEDVINLAGYGVSGMVNNTHYLLVSERFLSEKHILFTPLHDEGSISYLLKHDQVVAAISQGDTVRDTASEFVKHLVQLGITPVLVTGDNIKAAQDVAAQLDIDAIHAQVSPQEKIALVIKYQQLGDVMMIGDGINDAPALAQANLSIAIGAGTQVAQAAADAVLIANQLPKIIDFLQLIKRAHTKQIQNLWWGAGYNIIAIPLAAGVLAAMGVMLNPMIGAIVMSLSTIIVTLNAMTLKASQNQK